The Desulfoscipio gibsoniae DSM 7213 genome contains a region encoding:
- a CDS encoding type II toxin-antitoxin system prevent-host-death family antitoxin, translated as MPNIKPISDLRNYNEVLRDIAIGEPVFLTKNGRGKFAIVDINEYEKLKASLKLMSQLAQGEQAGKEKGWMTIKEVEAELGIENV; from the coding sequence ATGCCAAATATCAAACCCATCTCCGATTTAAGGAATTACAATGAAGTCCTACGTGATATTGCCATAGGTGAGCCAGTGTTTTTAACCAAAAATGGCAGAGGGAAATTTGCCATTGTCGATATTAACGAATATGAAAAATTAAAAGCTTCGCTGAAGCTTATGTCACAGCTTGCCCAGGGAGAGCAGGCTGGAAAAGAAAAAGGATGGATGACTATTAAGGAAGTGGAAGCAGAACTAGGGATTGAGAATGTATAA
- a CDS encoding TRAP transporter small permease codes for MFKFTGLVSGLSRILDKIAGLCMVCAMLLVVANILLRALFSRPVLGVYEYVTFLTVATIGLSLAHCALQNGHIAVSFMFDRLPLKIQELVDLIINTAGLLFWSICAWQVAIFANSTAASGVVSPTSQIPLHPFIYLAAFGLLALGLVLLVRTMESVQRLLQPSLTPLSTPGIKAAKSIQKAAAVNK; via the coding sequence GTGTTTAAATTTACTGGCCTGGTGTCGGGGCTAAGTCGCATTTTGGATAAAATAGCCGGGTTATGTATGGTATGCGCTATGCTGCTGGTGGTTGCCAACATACTGTTAAGGGCTTTATTTAGTCGTCCAGTTTTGGGGGTTTACGAATATGTTACATTTTTGACTGTAGCCACTATTGGTCTGTCTCTGGCTCACTGCGCGCTGCAGAACGGGCATATTGCTGTAAGCTTTATGTTTGACCGGCTGCCTTTGAAAATACAAGAGTTGGTGGATCTGATTATCAATACCGCTGGTTTATTATTCTGGAGCATTTGTGCCTGGCAGGTTGCTATTTTTGCCAATAGCACTGCTGCCAGCGGTGTAGTGTCACCCACTTCACAAATACCGTTGCATCCCTTTATATATCTGGCTGCCTTTGGGTTGCTGGCCCTTGGCCTTGTATTGCTGGTTAGAACAATGGAATCTGTGCAGAGGTTGTTGCAGCCTTCTCTAACACCCCTGTCAACGCCAGGGATTAAAGCGGCAAAATCCATACAAAAGGCGGCGGCAGTGAATAAATGA
- a CDS encoding futalosine hydrolase, which produces MVTSPYKRELGKRVLIMTAVQAEMEVVLSGLHRDRGSDKGIDVLVAGIGPVAAAVSTLKALLTAEYNLVVNAGIGGGFSGRAEVGSLVVANKIVAADLGVETFEGFSNLDELSLGTTSIQVDNGLVQGVTEALLAAGLPVKTGPVLTVSTVTGTAESAAKLAARVPGAAAEAMEGYGVAVAAREQGLPIIELRAISNLVGPRDRAAWRIKDALGVLEKASLVLSEVLL; this is translated from the coding sequence ATGGTTACAAGTCCGTATAAAAGAGAATTAGGAAAACGTGTACTTATAATGACCGCTGTTCAGGCGGAGATGGAAGTTGTGTTGAGCGGGTTGCATCGCGATAGAGGGAGTGATAAAGGGATAGACGTGCTGGTAGCAGGTATCGGTCCGGTAGCAGCGGCGGTCAGTACTTTAAAGGCGCTATTAACTGCTGAATACAATTTGGTAGTCAATGCCGGTATTGGCGGAGGATTTTCCGGCAGGGCTGAAGTGGGCTCCCTCGTGGTGGCTAACAAAATTGTTGCCGCGGACCTGGGTGTGGAGACTTTCGAAGGTTTCAGTAATTTGGATGAGTTAAGTCTTGGCACAACCAGCATACAGGTTGATAATGGTTTGGTGCAAGGCGTGACTGAGGCGCTGCTGGCGGCCGGTTTGCCGGTCAAAACCGGCCCGGTGCTCACCGTATCGACTGTGACGGGCACGGCTGAAAGTGCCGCCAAACTGGCCGCGCGGGTGCCGGGGGCCGCCGCTGAGGCGATGGAGGGTTATGGTGTGGCTGTTGCCGCGCGTGAACAGGGTCTGCCAATTATTGAGCTTCGCGCCATATCAAACCTGGTGGGTCCACGGGACAGGGCTGCCTGGCGCATCAAAGATGCATTGGGCGTGCTGGAGAAAGCCAGTTTAGTATTATCGGAGGTGCTGCTATGA
- a CDS encoding TRAP transporter large permease, with protein MSTLVVGLISIIAFFILLVLRMPIAFAMALVGLVGFACLTSPSAAFSMVAKEIYATFSNYSLGVIAMFVWMGFLAFYSGIGTRMYVFAYKLIGHYPGGLAIATQAACGVFGAICGSNTATAATIGAIALPEMKKYKYDDALATASVAAGGVLGVLIPPSVIFIVYGMATEQSVGKLFMAGILPGILLMLLYMAAIALITFRKPGLGPAGPKANWRERTEALRGGLGEVLIIFTLSMGGLFIGWFTPTEAGAVGAAGVLGVALFKKSISWEGFNKSLLDATRTTAMIMLLIAGAMIFGRLMAISRLPFELAQMAGTLPLPPFAVMAIILFIYLVLGCFIDALALVLLTIPIFYPIAVNTLGYDPIWFGVIIVMTVAMGVITPPVGMNVYIIKGVAPDIPLEVIYKGIWPFLGAVVVCLALLIVFPQLATFLPRLMS; from the coding sequence ATGAGCACACTGGTAGTTGGTTTAATCAGTATCATAGCCTTTTTTATTCTATTGGTTTTGCGAATGCCCATTGCTTTTGCTATGGCCCTGGTGGGCTTAGTCGGGTTTGCCTGCCTGACCTCGCCATCTGCGGCTTTTAGTATGGTGGCCAAGGAAATATATGCTACTTTTTCTAACTATTCATTAGGTGTTATTGCCATGTTTGTCTGGATGGGATTTTTGGCCTTTTATTCAGGTATTGGCACCAGAATGTATGTATTTGCGTATAAATTAATCGGCCATTACCCCGGGGGTCTGGCTATAGCCACTCAGGCGGCATGTGGCGTTTTTGGGGCTATTTGTGGTTCCAATACGGCTACAGCGGCTACCATTGGCGCTATTGCACTGCCGGAGATGAAGAAGTACAAATATGACGATGCGCTCGCTACGGCCAGCGTTGCTGCCGGCGGCGTACTGGGTGTTTTGATTCCGCCCAGCGTGATATTCATTGTTTACGGTATGGCAACGGAACAGTCGGTGGGTAAACTTTTTATGGCAGGTATTTTGCCGGGTATACTGCTGATGTTGTTGTATATGGCTGCCATAGCCTTAATTACCTTTCGCAAACCCGGTCTTGGCCCCGCCGGGCCCAAGGCAAATTGGCGGGAAAGAACCGAGGCGCTCCGCGGTGGGCTAGGGGAGGTTTTGATTATCTTTACCCTATCCATGGGCGGGTTGTTTATTGGGTGGTTTACGCCTACGGAAGCAGGCGCTGTGGGTGCCGCGGGAGTTTTGGGGGTAGCTCTGTTTAAAAAAAGTATAAGCTGGGAGGGATTTAATAAATCCCTCTTAGATGCCACGCGTACTACGGCTATGATTATGCTGCTTATTGCCGGGGCCATGATTTTTGGGCGTCTGATGGCAATAAGCAGGCTGCCCTTTGAACTGGCACAAATGGCAGGTACACTGCCTCTGCCTCCCTTTGCCGTGATGGCAATCATATTGTTTATCTACCTGGTATTGGGCTGTTTTATTGACGCGCTGGCCCTGGTTTTACTAACTATACCTATATTTTATCCCATTGCGGTGAATACTCTGGGCTACGATCCCATCTGGTTCGGGGTAATTATTGTTATGACGGTGGCTATGGGCGTAATAACGCCCCCGGTGGGCATGAATGTGTATATTATCAAGGGGGTCGCGCCTGATATACCACTGGAAGTGATTTATAAGGGGATATGGCCTTTTTTGGGGGCGGTTGTAGTTTGTTTGGCTCTGCTAATCGTCTTTCCGCAATTAGCCACTTTTTTGCCCAGATTAATGTCTTAG
- a CDS encoding NAD(P)/FAD-dependent oxidoreductase yields the protein MDYDVIVIGGGPAGMLSASTAAARGLQVVLLEKNDKLGRKLFITGKGRCNVTNNGDMDDFFDNIITNPKFLYSALKAFDNHGLMALLASLGVPTKIERGNRVFPASDKSSDVIKALQKHLQVNHVDIKLQTIVKKILVKNNRVAGVLLNSAKQISAPKVVLSTGGMSYQQTGSTGDGYKMARQLGHSIVEPKPALVPLVTGEGWVKDLQGLTLKNVSIKAIVNNQIKAEQFGEMIFTHFGLSGPIILSLSSLIKEYINTPANKQLRLSIDLKPALEAEQLDARLQRDFNKYSGKHLKNALDDLLPQKMIAIVLRLSGLDIHKQVNQISKKERSILVQTLKNITLTITGTRPLNEAIITSGGINVKEINPSTLESKIIKGLYFAGEIIDVDALTGGYNLQIAFSTGYLSGLSTAKA from the coding sequence ATGGATTATGATGTAATAGTGATTGGCGGCGGCCCCGCAGGTATGCTCAGCGCATCAACCGCAGCGGCAAGAGGGTTACAAGTTGTCTTATTGGAAAAGAATGACAAGCTGGGCAGAAAGCTGTTTATTACCGGTAAAGGCAGGTGCAATGTTACTAATAATGGGGACATGGACGACTTTTTCGATAATATCATCACCAACCCCAAATTTTTATACAGTGCTTTAAAAGCCTTTGACAATCACGGGCTCATGGCATTACTGGCATCTTTGGGCGTACCAACCAAAATTGAGCGGGGCAACCGGGTTTTTCCCGCCTCGGATAAATCCAGCGATGTAATTAAAGCGCTGCAAAAACACCTGCAGGTGAACCATGTGGATATTAAACTACAAACCATCGTTAAAAAAATACTTGTCAAGAATAACCGGGTGGCAGGTGTACTTCTAAACAGCGCTAAACAAATATCCGCACCCAAAGTAGTCCTTTCCACCGGTGGTATGTCCTATCAACAAACAGGGTCCACCGGGGACGGCTATAAAATGGCCCGTCAACTGGGCCATAGTATCGTAGAACCTAAACCCGCTTTAGTGCCCCTGGTAACCGGAGAAGGCTGGGTCAAAGACTTGCAAGGTCTAACCTTGAAAAATGTTTCAATAAAGGCCATAGTCAATAACCAAATCAAAGCTGAACAATTCGGGGAAATGATTTTTACCCACTTTGGCTTATCCGGTCCCATTATTCTTAGCCTTAGCAGCCTGATTAAAGAATATATCAACACACCGGCCAATAAACAGTTAAGGCTGTCCATTGATTTAAAACCGGCATTGGAAGCCGAACAACTGGATGCCCGGTTACAGAGAGACTTTAATAAATATAGCGGTAAACATTTAAAAAACGCTCTTGATGATTTACTGCCCCAGAAGATGATTGCCATCGTGCTGCGGTTATCCGGCTTGGATATACACAAACAGGTAAACCAGATTAGCAAAAAAGAGCGTTCTATACTGGTACAAACTCTAAAAAATATCACTTTAACCATTACCGGCACCCGCCCGTTAAATGAAGCCATTATTACCAGCGGCGGTATTAACGTTAAAGAAATCAACCCCTCAACCCTGGAGTCTAAAATTATAAAAGGCTTGTATTTTGCCGGGGAAATAATTGATGTAGATGCTTTAACCGGGGGTTATAATTTGCAAATCGCTTTCTCTACAGGGTATCTCAGCGGTCTCAGCACCGCTAAAGCCTGA
- a CDS encoding cold shock domain-containing protein — protein sequence MEGKVKWFNADKGFGFIETSEGNDVFVHFSAIQGEGFKTLDEGQSVTFDVVEGNRGPQAANVQK from the coding sequence ATGGAAGGCAAAGTTAAATGGTTTAATGCCGATAAAGGTTTCGGTTTTATTGAAACAAGCGAAGGTAACGATGTGTTCGTGCACTTTTCCGCAATCCAGGGTGAAGGCTTTAAGACCCTTGATGAAGGTCAGAGTGTAACTTTTGACGTAGTTGAAGGTAATCGTGGTCCTCAGGCTGCAAATGTTCAAAAGTAA
- a CDS encoding TRAP transporter substrate-binding protein — protein sequence MRKDGSKVLWGLNKSLLGLLMLAMLVFLAGCGSSAEDNDAGQVVELKLAHFFPSTHPAEEDLIQPWADAIEEATNGQVKITSYPGETLLKADQIYDGVVSGVADMGMSCFSYTRGRFPVMEAFELPGVIYNNSKVASTVAWEGIKQINPEEIQDTKMMMALTTGPGDLFTKAPVRRLEDLQGLEIRATGLSALTLQKLGANPVAMPQSDAYEALSKGVVKGNLSPVEVLKGWKHAEVTKYLTRTPFLYNTLFFVTMNLDKWNSLSPENQKAIEAINEKYFTEVAMGLWDKQNEAAMKWAVEDQGVQEIKLTDEEAERWINLVQPIQDEFVANLDAKGLEGRQVMDTVLELADKYNKEYQ from the coding sequence TTGAGAAAGGATGGCAGTAAGGTGTTATGGGGGTTGAACAAAAGTTTACTGGGGCTATTAATGCTGGCTATGCTGGTATTTTTAGCCGGCTGCGGTTCTTCAGCAGAGGATAATGATGCAGGGCAAGTTGTGGAGTTAAAGCTGGCGCATTTCTTTCCCAGCACTCACCCGGCGGAGGAAGATTTGATCCAGCCTTGGGCCGACGCGATTGAAGAAGCTACTAATGGCCAGGTGAAAATAACCAGCTATCCCGGGGAGACACTGCTTAAAGCTGATCAGATTTATGACGGTGTAGTTAGCGGTGTTGCCGATATGGGTATGTCTTGTTTCTCCTATACCCGGGGGCGTTTCCCGGTAATGGAAGCTTTTGAATTACCCGGCGTCATTTATAATAACTCCAAAGTGGCCAGCACGGTGGCCTGGGAAGGTATCAAGCAAATTAATCCGGAAGAAATCCAGGATACTAAAATGATGATGGCGCTGACCACCGGCCCTGGAGACTTGTTTACCAAAGCTCCGGTGCGTCGCCTGGAAGACCTTCAGGGGTTGGAAATAAGAGCCACGGGCTTAAGCGCTCTAACACTTCAGAAACTCGGGGCCAATCCGGTGGCGATGCCTCAGTCCGACGCTTATGAGGCTTTATCGAAGGGAGTTGTCAAAGGCAATCTTTCGCCGGTGGAGGTTTTGAAAGGTTGGAAACATGCTGAGGTAACTAAATATTTAACCAGAACACCGTTTCTTTACAATACCCTATTTTTTGTTACTATGAACCTGGATAAGTGGAATTCGTTGTCTCCGGAAAACCAAAAAGCCATAGAGGCAATTAATGAAAAATATTTTACAGAGGTGGCCATGGGCCTGTGGGATAAGCAAAATGAGGCGGCTATGAAGTGGGCTGTTGAAGACCAGGGAGTTCAAGAGATAAAACTTACTGATGAGGAAGCCGAACGGTGGATAAATCTTGTGCAGCCCATCCAGGATGAATTTGTCGCCAATTTGGATGCCAAGGGGCTTGAAGGCCGGCAGGTTATGGATACGGTGCTTGAGCTGGCTGATAAATACAATAAAGAATACCAGTAA
- a CDS encoding 1,4-dihydroxy-6-naphthoate synthase — MKIAFSPCPNDTFIFHAWVHGLIPGAPKLEVTYADIDITNSLAATCSGPEVVKISYAALPWVLSEYALLPCGGALGRGCGPLVLMSSRAANTGGPAVLTGKRVAVPSERSTAYLLFRLWVSQNVPGGVSDIVILPFHEIMPAVRDGIVDAGLVIHEARFTYHTYGLTMLADLGSWWEAETNLPIPLGAIIARRTLHLSAIADWIRASVKYAWSHPEASQEYVLSHAQELSPEVAKAHINLYVNEFSVDLGETGYKAVNALLSRAAQVGLVPRVDLVPDSAYII, encoded by the coding sequence ATGAAAATCGCTTTCTCTCCTTGCCCCAACGATACATTTATATTCCATGCCTGGGTACACGGGCTAATACCAGGTGCACCCAAGCTTGAGGTCACCTATGCGGATATAGATATAACAAACAGTTTGGCGGCTACCTGCAGTGGGCCGGAGGTGGTCAAAATATCCTATGCGGCATTACCATGGGTGTTGTCCGAGTATGCGCTGCTGCCATGCGGGGGTGCGCTGGGTAGAGGATGCGGCCCGCTGGTACTTATGTCGAGCAGAGCGGCCAACACCGGCGGTCCGGCGGTGCTGACCGGTAAGCGGGTGGCAGTACCCAGTGAGCGTTCAACTGCCTATTTGCTGTTTAGGTTATGGGTAAGCCAAAATGTGCCGGGGGGCGTGTCTGACATTGTGATTCTACCATTTCACGAGATCATGCCGGCGGTGCGTGATGGCATAGTTGATGCAGGGTTGGTAATCCACGAGGCACGCTTTACTTACCATACATACGGGTTAACTATGCTGGCCGACCTGGGCAGCTGGTGGGAGGCTGAAACTAACTTACCCATTCCGCTGGGGGCAATCATTGCCCGGCGGACACTGCATCTTTCCGCTATCGCTGACTGGATCCGGGCATCCGTTAAATATGCCTGGTCCCACCCGGAGGCATCGCAAGAGTATGTGCTAAGCCACGCCCAAGAGTTATCCCCTGAAGTGGCCAAAGCGCATATCAACCTTTACGTAAACGAGTTCAGCGTAGATTTAGGTGAGACGGGGTATAAAGCAGTAAACGCCTTACTTAGCCGGGCCGCGCAAGTGGGGTTGGTCCCAAGGGTTGATTTGGTTCCTGATTCTGCATACATCATCTAA
- a CDS encoding type II toxin-antitoxin system RelE/ParE family toxin has product MYKLKISPEAKDDLAEIKSYISQELCNPQAAVNLISKITKKIRGLSEHPGIGAPLSSVVDIQTDYRFLVCTNYLIFYRYEDGFVFVSRILYGKRNYTRILFGNLPEDEEK; this is encoded by the coding sequence ATGTATAAGCTGAAAATTTCACCCGAAGCCAAAGATGATTTGGCAGAGATTAAAAGCTACATTTCTCAAGAACTTTGTAATCCACAGGCGGCTGTAAATCTTATTTCTAAAATCACGAAAAAGATACGCGGGCTGTCAGAGCATCCTGGAATTGGCGCGCCGCTATCTTCCGTTGTGGATATTCAGACAGACTATCGTTTTCTTGTCTGTACCAACTACCTGATATTTTACAGGTACGAAGATGGATTTGTTTTCGTGTCGAGAATCTTATACGGCAAGCGGAATTATACGCGTATCCTGTTCGGTAATTTGCCGGAGGATGAAGAAAAATAG
- a CDS encoding LysM peptidoglycan-binding domain-containing protein, translating to MIKIKMFLTGLLLLFLFNTNPACAADYTVAQGDSLWKISQKYDISVEKIIKINNLQSDLLAIGQVLKLDDTSKSLPTQAVTAKQNTGYTQQGTYIVQAGDTLSSIAQKIGITIEGIRNLNNIQGDMIYAGQTLVFNSSSVSRGYVDRPRNEVPQGESYSNRYGQLVDWFEEGINILKPGLKFTVTDTQTGKTMRFAVLGGSNHCDVEPLTTEDTNSMLDLFKDWTWTPRPVCVQIGGQAIAASLSGMPHTDIENISNNGVTGHFDMYLYNSQPHGSGISKSYVQQHHDAVLKAAI from the coding sequence ATGATTAAAATTAAAATGTTTCTGACTGGCTTGCTGCTTTTGTTTTTGTTTAACACCAACCCGGCTTGCGCCGCTGACTACACGGTGGCACAAGGAGATTCGCTGTGGAAAATTTCCCAAAAATACGATATTAGTGTTGAAAAGATTATAAAAATTAACAATCTACAAAGTGACCTCCTGGCCATTGGTCAAGTTCTCAAGCTTGACGACACTTCCAAATCCTTACCTACTCAAGCAGTAACAGCAAAACAAAATACCGGTTATACCCAACAGGGCACTTATATTGTACAAGCCGGGGATACACTGAGCAGCATCGCACAAAAAATTGGCATTACCATTGAAGGTATACGCAACCTGAACAATATCCAGGGAGACATGATTTATGCCGGTCAAACATTAGTTTTTAACAGCAGCAGCGTCTCCAGGGGTTATGTTGACCGCCCCAGGAACGAAGTGCCACAAGGGGAAAGCTATTCCAACAGGTATGGCCAGTTAGTTGATTGGTTTGAAGAAGGAATAAACATATTAAAACCAGGCCTAAAATTTACCGTTACCGATACCCAGACCGGTAAAACCATGCGTTTTGCAGTATTGGGCGGATCCAACCACTGCGATGTCGAGCCTCTGACTACAGAGGACACCAATAGCATGTTAGACCTTTTTAAGGACTGGACCTGGACACCCAGGCCGGTTTGTGTTCAGATAGGAGGACAAGCTATTGCCGCATCCCTGTCCGGCATGCCCCATACTGATATCGAAAACATATCCAATAACGGTGTAACCGGGCACTTTGATATGTATTTGTATAACAGCCAACCCCACGGCTCCGGCATATCAAAATCATATGTACAGCAGCATCACGATGCTGTGCTAAAAGCAGCCATTTAG